One segment of Nocardioides sp. QY071 DNA contains the following:
- a CDS encoding AMP-binding protein: protein MTDLSYAAGETTTPLLDETIGANLERTVARWPDREALVEVASGRRWTWRAFDDAVNEAARGLIGLGIAKGDRVGMWAPNCAEWTIVQFAAAKAGAILVNVNPSYRTHEFAYAVNQSGLRLLLAATSFKTSDYKGMVEEVVAAGEVPGLEQTLYVDSDDWQRLVDAGRDLPEDVLAERQAGLRPDDPINIQYTSGTTGFPKGATLSHRNILNNGYFVTELIGFSEQDRLCIPVPFYHCFGMVMANLGCVTHGATMVIPAPGFDPAITLRAVQDERCTAVYGVPTMFIAMQNAPDFGAYDLATLRTGIMAGSICPVEVMKRCIHDMHMAEVSIAYGMTETSPVSCQTRADDDLDRRTSTIGRAAPHVEIRIVDPVTGETVPRGTPGEFCTRGYSVMLGYWPLGQEEGDAKTAEAIDAEGWMHTGDLAVMREDGYANIVGRIKDMVIRGGENIYPREIEEFLYTHPDVEDVQVVGVPDEKYGEELCAWLRLRPGADPLDADGVRAFASGKLAHYKIPRYVLLVDEFPMTVTGKVRKVEMRERSTELLGLT from the coding sequence ATGACGGACCTGTCGTACGCCGCCGGCGAGACCACCACGCCCCTCCTCGACGAGACGATCGGGGCCAACCTCGAGCGCACCGTCGCCAGGTGGCCCGACCGCGAGGCGCTGGTCGAGGTCGCGAGCGGGCGCCGGTGGACCTGGCGTGCGTTCGACGACGCGGTCAACGAGGCGGCCCGCGGGCTGATCGGGCTCGGGATCGCGAAGGGCGACCGGGTCGGGATGTGGGCGCCGAACTGCGCCGAGTGGACGATCGTCCAGTTCGCCGCCGCGAAGGCGGGCGCGATCCTGGTCAACGTCAACCCGTCGTACCGCACCCATGAGTTCGCCTACGCCGTCAACCAGTCCGGGCTGCGTCTCCTGCTGGCCGCGACCAGCTTCAAGACCAGCGACTACAAGGGCATGGTCGAGGAGGTCGTCGCCGCGGGCGAGGTGCCCGGCCTCGAGCAGACGCTGTACGTCGACAGCGACGACTGGCAACGGCTCGTCGACGCCGGCCGGGACCTCCCCGAGGACGTGCTCGCCGAGCGCCAGGCCGGGCTGCGGCCCGACGACCCGATCAACATCCAGTACACGAGCGGCACCACCGGCTTCCCGAAGGGCGCCACGCTCAGCCACCGCAACATCCTCAACAACGGCTACTTCGTCACCGAGCTGATCGGGTTCAGCGAGCAGGACCGGCTGTGCATCCCGGTGCCCTTCTACCACTGCTTCGGCATGGTGATGGCCAACCTCGGCTGCGTCACCCACGGCGCCACCATGGTCATCCCGGCGCCCGGCTTCGACCCGGCGATCACGCTGCGGGCGGTCCAGGACGAGCGCTGCACGGCGGTCTACGGCGTACCGACCATGTTCATCGCCATGCAGAACGCCCCCGACTTCGGTGCCTACGACCTCGCCACCCTGCGCACCGGCATCATGGCCGGCTCGATCTGCCCGGTCGAGGTGATGAAGCGATGCATCCACGACATGCACATGGCCGAGGTCTCCATCGCGTACGGCATGACCGAGACCAGCCCGGTCAGCTGCCAGACCCGCGCGGACGACGACCTCGACCGTCGTACGTCGACCATCGGCCGGGCCGCGCCGCACGTCGAGATCCGCATCGTCGACCCGGTCACGGGCGAGACGGTGCCGCGCGGCACTCCGGGCGAGTTCTGCACCCGCGGGTACTCCGTGATGCTCGGCTACTGGCCACTGGGCCAGGAGGAGGGCGACGCCAAGACCGCCGAGGCGATCGACGCCGAGGGCTGGATGCACACCGGGGACCTGGCCGTGATGCGCGAGGACGGGTACGCCAACATCGTCGGCCGGATCAAGGACATGGTCATCCGCGGCGGCGAGAACATCTACCCGCGCGAGATCGAGGAGTTCCTCTACACCCACCCCGACGTCGAGGACGTCCAGGTCGTCGGCGTCCCCGACGAGAAGTACGGCGAGGAGCTGTGCGCCTGGCTCCGGCTGCGCCCCGGCGCCGATCCGCTCGACGCCGACGGGGTGCGCGCGTTCGCGAGCGGGAAGCTCGCCCACTACAAGATCCCGCGCTACGTGCTGCTGGTCGACGAGTTCCCGATGACCGTCACCGGCAAGGTCCGCAAGGTGGAGATGCGGGAGAGGTCCAC